The window CGAAGAACACGTCGGCGACAACAGCGAAAAGGAAGAAAGACGCCGCTACTTCAGTGAACTGTTTCGCCTGCAAGGCGAACTGGTGAAGCTGCAGAGTTGGGTGGTCAAGACCGGGCACAAAGTGGTGATCCTGTTCGAAGGACGCGACGCGGCGGGGAAAGGTGGGGTGATCAAGCGCATCACCCAGCGGCTCAATCCCCGGGTCTGCCGGGTCGCCGCCCTGCCCGCGCCCAATGATCGCGAGCGCACGCAATGGTATTTCCAGCGCTACGTTTCACACCTGCCGGCCGCGGGTGAAATCGTCCTGTTCGACCGCAGCTGGTACAACCGCGCGGGTGTCGAGCAGGTCATGGGGTTTTGCAATGCCGATCAATATGAAGAGTTCTTCCGCACCGTGCCGGAGTTCGAACGGATGCTCGCCCGCTCCGGCATTCAGTTGATCAAATACTGGTTCTCCATCTCCGATCAGGAACAGCACCTGCGCTTTCTCAGCCGTATTCACGACCCGCTCAAACAATGGAAACTCAGCCCCATGGACCTCGAGTCCCGTCGGCGCTGGGAAGCCTACACCAAGGCCAAGGAAATCATGCTCGAACGCACCCACATCGCCGAAGCGCCGTGGTGGGTGGTGCAGGCCGACGACAAGAAAAAGGCCCGGCTCAACTGCATCAATCACCTGCTCAAGCAGATGCCTTATGAAGAGGTGGAACAGGCGGTGATCCAGTTGCCGGAACGCGAACGTCAAGAAGACTATTCGCGCAATCCGACGCCACCGGAAATCATCGTGCCTCAGGTTTATTGAAACCGGTCAGGCTGCACTGCAGACCCATCGTGCAGCGACAGTCTCTATAGAGGCTGCCGCTTGCGTAAAGACTTTCGCCCTGGCACGCGGGTATGATCCGGGATACCTCCCATGGACCTTCTCTATGCCAGCGTCCACCATTCGCCCCTCCCCCGCGCCCTTGCTCCAGCCAGGCGAGACCGTGGTCTTGTTCGACGGCGTGTGCAAGTTGTGCAACGGCTGGGCAAGGTTCCTGATCCGCCACGACCACGACCGACGCGTGCGGCTGGCCGCAGTGCAATCGCCCGAGGGGCAGGCGCTGCTGGCGTGGGCAGGTTTGCCCCTGGATCAATTCGATACCATGGCGGTGATCCGCGACCGGCACTATTGGGTGCGTTCGGATGCCGTCTTCGAAGTCATTGCCCGGTTGCCCCGCGCCTGGCGCCCGTTAGGACTGTTGCGCGCCTGGCGCCCGTTAGGACTGTTGCGCGCCTGCCCACGCAGGCTGCGCGACTGGGCCTACGATCGCATTGCGCTGAATCGATACCGGCTCTTTGGGAAGTACGACACGTGCCTATTGCCCAACCCCGACCATGAACGTCGATTCTTGAAAACGCCCACGTGAGCCCCTTGAAACGCACCCACTGGATCGCCCGGGGAAGCCTGGCGTTCATGTTTGCCTATCACGGTCTGGTGCCCAAGTTGCTGTGGCTGAGCCCCGGCGAGCGGACCATGATTCAAGCCCATGGCATCGATCAGGTGGCGTTATTTGCCTATGCCGCCGGGGTTGCGGAAATTGCCCTGGCCCTATGGTTATTGCTCGCAT is drawn from Pseudomonas sp. 31-12 and contains these coding sequences:
- the ppk2 gene encoding polyphosphate kinase 2 gives rise to the protein MLLTNDTLVQRIHRELLDHSDEELELELLEDGHDLNSLFEEHVGDNSEKEERRRYFSELFRLQGELVKLQSWVVKTGHKVVILFEGRDAAGKGGVIKRITQRLNPRVCRVAALPAPNDRERTQWYFQRYVSHLPAAGEIVLFDRSWYNRAGVEQVMGFCNADQYEEFFRTVPEFERMLARSGIQLIKYWFSISDQEQHLRFLSRIHDPLKQWKLSPMDLESRRRWEAYTKAKEIMLERTHIAEAPWWVVQADDKKKARLNCINHLLKQMPYEEVEQAVIQLPERERQEDYSRNPTPPEIIVPQVY
- a CDS encoding thiol-disulfide oxidoreductase DCC family protein, with the translated sequence MPASTIRPSPAPLLQPGETVVLFDGVCKLCNGWARFLIRHDHDRRVRLAAVQSPEGQALLAWAGLPLDQFDTMAVIRDRHYWVRSDAVFEVIARLPRAWRPLGLLRAWRPLGLLRACPRRLRDWAYDRIALNRYRLFGKYDTCLLPNPDHERRFLKTPT
- a CDS encoding DoxX-like family protein; translation: MSPLKRTHWIARGSLAFMFAYHGLVPKLLWLSPGERTMIQAHGIDQVALFAYAAGVAEIALALWLLLASRIAWPLIVASTALAGLLLDVAIFNPSLLRDAFNPVTLNVAGLALCAVTWNSRG